A region from the Colius striatus isolate bColStr4 chromosome 12, bColStr4.1.hap1, whole genome shotgun sequence genome encodes:
- the MBNL1 gene encoding muscleblind-like protein 1 isoform X8, with product MAMLAQQMQLANAMMPGAPLQPVPMFSVAPSLATNASAAFNPYLGPVSPGLVPAEILPTTPMLVTGNPGVPVPAAAAAAAQKLMRTDRLEVCREYQRGNCNRGENDCRFAHPADSAMIDTNDNTVTVCMDYIKGRCSREKCKYFHPPAHLQAKIKAAQYQVNQAAAAQAAATAAAMTQSAVKSLKRPLEATFDLGIPQAVLPPLPKRPALEKTNGATAVFNTGIFQYQQALANMQLQQHTAFLPPGSILCMTPATSVVPMVHGATPATVSAATTSATSVPFAATATANQIPIISAEHLTSHKYVTQM from the exons ATGGCCATGCTGGCCCAGCAGATGCAGCTCGCCAATGCCATGATGCCTGGTGCCCCGTTGCAGCCTGTG CCGATGTTTTCTGTCGCACCGAGCTTAGCCACCAACGCATCAGCTGCCTTCAACCCCTACCTGGGGCCCGTGTCCCCAGGCCTGGTGCCAGCGGAGATCCTGCCCACCACCCCGATGCTGGTGACGGGGAACCCCGGCGTCCCGGTccctgccgctgctgctgccgctgcccagAAGCTGATGAGGACAGACAGGCTGGAG GTATGTCGAGAGTACCAGCGTGGCAACTGCAACCGGGGAGAGAATGACTGCCGGTTTGCTCACCCTGCGGACAGCGCTATGATCGACACCAACGACAACACGGTCACTGTCTGCATGGATTACATCAAAGGGAGATGCTCAAGGGAAAAGTGCAAATATTTTCACCCTCCTGCACACCTGCAAGCCAAGATCAAGGCTGCCCAGTACCAGGTTAAccaagctgcagctgcccaggcagcagcGACTGCAGCTGCCATG ACTCAGTCGGCTGTCAAATCACTGAAGCGACCCCTCGAGGCAACCTTTGACCTG GGAATTCCTCAAGCTGTACTTCCCCCATTACCAAAGAGGCCTGCGCTTGAAAAAACCAATGGTGCCACCGCAGTCTTTAACACTGGTATTTTCCAATACCAGCAAGCTCTTGCCAACATGCAGTTACAGCAGCATACAGCCTTTCTCCCACCAG GCTCAATATTGTGCATGACACCCGCTACAAGTGTTG TTCCCATGGTGCACGGTGCTACGCCAGCCACTGTGTCTGCAGCAACAACATCTGCCACAAGTGTTCCCTTCGCTGCAACAGCCACAGCCAACCAG
- the MBNL1 gene encoding muscleblind-like protein 1 isoform X6, whose protein sequence is MPEGRCSRENCKYLHPPPHLKTQLEINGRNNLIQQKNMAMLAQQMQLANAMMPGAPLQPVPMFSVAPSLATNASAAFNPYLGPVSPGLVPAEILPTTPMLVTGNPGVPVPAAAAAAAQKLMRTDRLEVCREYQRGNCNRGENDCRFAHPADSAMIDTNDNTVTVCMDYIKGRCSREKCKYFHPPAHLQAKIKAAQYQVNQAAAAQAAATAAAMTQSAVKSLKRPLEATFDLGIPQAVLPPLPKRPALEKTNGATAVFNTGIFQYQQALANMQLQQHTAFLPPGSILCMTPATSVVPMVHGATPATVSAATTSATSVPFAATATANQIPIISAEHLTSHKYVTQM, encoded by the exons ggcCGATGTTCAAGGGAAAACTGCAAATATCTTCACCCACCACCACACTTAAAAACGCAACTGGAGATAAATGGACGCAATAACCTGATTCAGCAGAAGAATATGGCCATGCTGGCCCAGCAGATGCAGCTCGCCAATGCCATGATGCCTGGTGCCCCGTTGCAGCCTGTG CCGATGTTTTCTGTCGCACCGAGCTTAGCCACCAACGCATCAGCTGCCTTCAACCCCTACCTGGGGCCCGTGTCCCCAGGCCTGGTGCCAGCGGAGATCCTGCCCACCACCCCGATGCTGGTGACGGGGAACCCCGGCGTCCCGGTccctgccgctgctgctgccgctgcccagAAGCTGATGAGGACAGACAGGCTGGAG GTATGTCGAGAGTACCAGCGTGGCAACTGCAACCGGGGAGAGAATGACTGCCGGTTTGCTCACCCTGCGGACAGCGCTATGATCGACACCAACGACAACACGGTCACTGTCTGCATGGATTACATCAAAGGGAGATGCTCAAGGGAAAAGTGCAAATATTTTCACCCTCCTGCACACCTGCAAGCCAAGATCAAGGCTGCCCAGTACCAGGTTAAccaagctgcagctgcccaggcagcagcGACTGCAGCTGCCATG ACTCAGTCGGCTGTCAAATCACTGAAGCGACCCCTCGAGGCAACCTTTGACCTG GGAATTCCTCAAGCTGTACTTCCCCCATTACCAAAGAGGCCTGCGCTTGAAAAAACCAATGGTGCCACCGCAGTCTTTAACACTGGTATTTTCCAATACCAGCAAGCTCTTGCCAACATGCAGTTACAGCAGCATACAGCCTTTCTCCCACCAG GCTCAATATTGTGCATGACACCCGCTACAAGTGTTG TTCCCATGGTGCACGGTGCTACGCCAGCCACTGTGTCTGCAGCAACAACATCTGCCACAAGTGTTCCCTTCGCTGCAACAGCCACAGCCAACCAG